DNA sequence from the Hyalangium ruber genome:
GCCGCATCACCCAGGGTCAGCTCCAGTGTGACTTGGACGGGCAACTGTCCCGGCAGGGCACGGTCATCCCCTCCATCCTGGCGGAGCTGCTCACCCACCCATTCTTCGCGCTGCCACCGCCGCGCAGCGCCGGCCGCGAGGGCTTCGGCGAGGCGCTGGTGACATGGCTGTGGGAGCAGCCCCGGAACAAGCCCGAGGACCTCATCACCACGGCGCTGGCCTTCACGGTGGAGGCCACGGCCCGGGCCTACGAGGCCTATGTGCTGCCCCGGTACGGGTCCTTGGAGGCGGTGTACGTCTCTGGAGGTGGAAGCCGCAACCCGACGCTGATGGAGCGGTTCTCGGCGCGGCTGGCCCCGCTGCCGGTGAGAACGTTGGACGCCCTAGGTTTCCCGGAAGGTGCCAAAGAGGCGGCCTGTTTCGCCCTACTGGCGGCCGAGCACCTGGTGGGGACCCCCACCAATGTGCCGTCGGCGACTGGCGCAAGGCGCCGAGTCGTTCTAGGTAAGCTTACACCGTGAGCAGCGTGAACCTGTTGGCCCGCGAAGTGGCCGCCAAAATCGTCTTTTACGGACCGGGGTTGTCGGGCAAGACGACGACCCTCCGGAAGATCTACGAGACGGTCCGACCGGCGCACCGCGGCGAGATGATGTCCATCGCCACCGAGGGAGATCGGACGCTCTTCTTCGACTTCCTGCCGGTGAAGGTGGAGCGGGTGAACGACTGCTCCGTGCGGCTGGCGCTCTACACCGTGCCCGGGCAGGTCTTCTACAACGCCACGCGCAAGCTGGTGCTGCAGGGGGCCGACGGCGTGGTGTTCGTGGCGGACTCGCAGCCGGAGGCGTTGGACTCCAACCGCGAGTCCTTCCAGAACCTGGAGGAGAACCTGCTCGAGCAGGGCATCCGCCTGGACCGCTTCCCGCTGGTGATCCAGTGGAACAAGCGGGACATCGAGAACGTACTGCCAGTGGAGCAACTCCGCGCTGCGATCAACACGCGCGGAGTGCCCGAGTTCGAGACGGCGGCCACCAGCGGCCGGGGCGTGCTGGACGCGCTCAAGGCCATCACCCGGCTGGTCATCAAGGATCTGCGGGCCAAGCGCATCGTCCCCGCGCCTCGCCCCACGCCGACGCCGGTGGCGCCAGGCGCCGGGCTGGAGGCGCAGCTGAGCCAGCACCTGCCGATGCGGCCCTCGCAGACGATGGCGGCGATCCAACCGCCCGCGATGACGCCGCGCCAGCACCCGCAGTCCGCGGTGGCGGGCGCCACGGCGATGGCGCCACGGATGGATGCAGCGGTGGCGACGCCTCCGCCCACGCCCGCGCAAGCTCCCTCCGGGCAGCGCGCGCTGGGTCCCGCGACGGCGCTGGCTCCGGGGCTGTTGTTCGACCATGCGCGCGCCGCCGAGGCGGCCTTCGCGGGCGCGCAGTACGGCACGTGCGTGACGGCCTGCATGGACGCGGTGCGCCGGGCGCTGGCCTTCGCGGGTGAGGGCTCGCTGGCGCAACAGGGCTTCCTGCTGCGCGTGGACGGCGCGGATCTGCTCCGGCTGCAGGGGCTCTCCAACAAGGTGGACGCCCTGCGGGTGGACGACGCGGCCTTCGCGCTCTACTTCCTGATGCAGGTCTTCACCCGGCTGAACGCCGTGGGGCTGCCCGAGTCGGCGTAGCCCCCTCAGCGCAGGGGCATGGTGAGCTGCACCAGGCCCATGCGCACCAGCTTCGCCAGCGTGCGCAGGGTGTCCAGCTCGCGCGCGGGCACGGCCAGCACGAGCGTGGACACGTCCCAGCTCCCGTTGACCAGCCCGGCGATCTGCCGCTCCTCGGGCTTGAGCAGCGACATGGACTCCGGGTCGTGGACCGGCACCGGCACCGCCACCGGAGGCAGCTCCCCGTAGAGCGCCGCCACGTGCTCGCGCTGCACCATGCGCGCGAACTCGCGCACCCGCCGGTCCGCGGGGTCACTCGCCAGCAGCGAGGCGCAGATGATGCCCGCCGAGTCGTACTGCCCCTCGCGCACCAGCACCGCGCCCTTCTCCAGCATCTCCGCCACCGGATCGGCCTCCACCTGCGGAGCGCCCTCCACCTCCACCAGCTTCAGGCGCAGCAGGTCGAAGACGCGCCGGGTGACCGAGGAGCGCGACACACCCATGGACAGCCGCAGCCGCCCCAGGTTCTG
Encoded proteins:
- a CDS encoding GTP-binding protein encodes the protein MSSVNLLAREVAAKIVFYGPGLSGKTTTLRKIYETVRPAHRGEMMSIATEGDRTLFFDFLPVKVERVNDCSVRLALYTVPGQVFYNATRKLVLQGADGVVFVADSQPEALDSNRESFQNLEENLLEQGIRLDRFPLVIQWNKRDIENVLPVEQLRAAINTRGVPEFETAATSGRGVLDALKAITRLVIKDLRAKRIVPAPRPTPTPVAPGAGLEAQLSQHLPMRPSQTMAAIQPPAMTPRQHPQSAVAGATAMAPRMDAAVATPPPTPAQAPSGQRALGPATALAPGLLFDHARAAEAAFAGAQYGTCVTACMDAVRRALAFAGEGSLAQQGFLLRVDGADLLRLQGLSNKVDALRVDDAAFALYFLMQVFTRLNAVGLPESA